A single window of Leptospira semungkisensis DNA harbors:
- a CDS encoding urate hydroxylase PuuD: protein MEFTLFTTQAGLYFLVKYIHFLAGVTWIGLLYYLNFVQGPFFAETDAETKKNATQKLLPRVLWWFRWGAMFTFLSGITMIALALGPLGYPHNSQWVVVILVGAVFGTIMWANVWFVIWPNQKVVIAKAKGETTVDPAPNANRAFVASRTNVLLSIPMLFAMGAARNLPLAYSPDGLRVFLGIIALIALLIEVNALVADQNGPTIKPIKTIKGVITSGVILALLTYILMEVLLTVKAA, encoded by the coding sequence ATGGAATTCACCCTCTTTACTACTCAGGCGGGTCTCTACTTCTTAGTTAAGTACATCCACTTCTTAGCGGGAGTCACTTGGATCGGGTTATTGTATTATCTGAATTTTGTTCAGGGTCCTTTCTTTGCCGAGACTGATGCCGAAACGAAAAAGAACGCCACTCAAAAATTACTTCCTAGAGTACTTTGGTGGTTCCGTTGGGGAGCAATGTTTACTTTCCTTTCCGGTATTACTATGATCGCTCTTGCGTTGGGGCCTCTTGGTTACCCTCATAACTCTCAGTGGGTCGTTGTAATTCTAGTCGGTGCTGTGTTCGGGACCATCATGTGGGCAAACGTTTGGTTTGTGATTTGGCCGAATCAGAAAGTCGTTATCGCAAAAGCAAAAGGAGAAACTACTGTTGATCCTGCTCCGAATGCGAACAGAGCGTTTGTCGCTTCCAGAACGAACGTATTGCTTTCTATTCCGATGTTGTTTGCCATGGGAGCTGCTCGTAACCTTCCTTTAGCTTATAGCCCTGACGGTTTGAGAGTATTCTTAGGAATCATCGCATTGATCGCACTTCTTATCGAAGTGAATGCATTGGTTGCTGACCAAAACGGACCGACTATTAAGCCGATCAAAACAATCAAGGGAGTCATTACCAGCGGAGTGATCTTAGCTCTATTGACTTACATTCTGATGGAAGTTCTCTTAACGGTGAAAGCTGCTTAA